One Leguminivora glycinivorella isolate SPB_JAAS2020 chromosome 15, LegGlyc_1.1, whole genome shotgun sequence genomic window, AAGATGCTAAATTGAATTTCACTGAGCTTGGTGCAAAATATGGACATCCCGTAGAAGAATATGATGTGGTAACTGAAGATGGTTACATTTTAACTTTATTCCATATTCCTGGAGAGATAGAAGGGCCTGTTCTCTTAATGCATGGCATTGCAGACTCTGCTGACACTTTCATCATAAGAGGGAACCTTTCTTTAGTCATCACGTTAGCTGATAAAGGATATGATGTGTGGGCTGGAAATACAAGAGGCAACAAGTATGGTCGGAGACATAAATACCTCAACCCTGATACTGACAAAGAGTTTTGGGACTTCAGTTTTCATGAAGCTGGTTTCTATGATCTTACCGCAACTGTTGATTATGTTCTTGAATCAACTGGTGAGGAGAGCATAAGAACGATAGGACATTCACAAGGAACAACAGCACATTTCGTTTTACTATCAACTAGACCGGAATACAACGAGAAAATCAAAGGATTCATTGCTTTAGCTCCAGTCGCGTTCCTAAATAACGTGATCCCTCCTGTATCAACTGTAACTAAGGTAGGaccagtgataaacgcatttctgAAATCATTAGGAATAGAAGAGTTGCTACGAGATCATTCTGCAGCTAGGGAACTCATAGAACTGATATGCAGCCAAGGAATTATCAGCTACGCTCTCTGCTACATTCTCGCCGTTTCACCATTTGCTGGTTTTGATCCTAAAAGAATAGAGTCCGATTTTTGGGAAGTTATCACAGGCCACTACCCGGCAGCTACTAGTCGGAAAAGTCTTGTGCATTTTGACCAAGTTGCTCTTGGTAGAAGGTTCGCTAACTACGAATATGGTCCTTCAGAAAATTTTCGACGTTACAAACTTTTGCGAGCTCCTAGTTACAATTTGGGGGAAATCACAACAAAAGTTACTTTGGTTGTTGGACAAAATGATGCACTGTCGAGAGTGAAGGATGTAGATATTCTAAGGTCATTACTTCCCGGAGATCCTAAATATCATTTGATGGAGCCAGCACTGTGGAACCACCTGGATTTTGTATGGGCTAATGATATGGATAAATACTTGTACCCATATATATTTTCGTCTTTAGaagagtttgagtttgagtgaACAACAAACAAACTGGGTTGaatttgatgagtacttgaagCTATCGTACCCCTACCGTCTCTTAATTAATCTTATTGTTTATTTCcgttgcaacacttgcaacgCCGTGAAGTAAAAAATACAGGCAGTGTTTATATTACGATAACGTATTAAATCAAAAGTCCATATCAACCATGTCAAATATTGTCCGTGCGATTTCGCATAGACATGAATGTTATGTTTTCATTAGATGTGCCTACGGCGGTTTGTTTGCGACTGTAATTATTTCATATCACCGgagatttcaaattattataatttatctaCATCTATAAGTTCTCTATAATATGCTTAGGAGCGATATGCAAATAGCCTATGTTAAGAAATCTGTAAGTACTTATTATGTTATTTCcaagattttttttagagtTTAATTACTCACCA contains:
- the LOC125234067 gene encoding lipase 1-like, whose translation is MSAITIKVILLITLPVSLALQTRPEDAKLNFTELGAKYGHPVEEYDVVTEDGYILTLFHIPGEIEGPVLLMHGIADSADTFIIRGNLSLVITLADKGYDVWAGNTRGNKYGRRHKYLNPDTDKEFWDFSFHEAGFYDLTATVDYVLESTGEESIRTIGHSQGTTAHFVLLSTRPEYNEKIKGFIALAPVAFLNNVIPPVSTVTKVGPVINAFLKSLGIEELLRDHSAARELIELICSQGIISYALCYILAVSPFAGFDPKRIESDFWEVITGHYPAATSRKSLVHFDQVALGRRFANYEYGPSENFRRYKLLRAPSYNLGEITTKVTLVVGQNDALSRVKDVDILRSLLPGDPKYHLMEPALWNHLDFVWANDMDKYLYPYIFSSLEEFEFE